In Silene latifolia isolate original U9 population chromosome X, ASM4854445v1, whole genome shotgun sequence, the following proteins share a genomic window:
- the LOC141617073 gene encoding uncharacterized protein LOC141617073 encodes MVPGIRCIVNGVVVRKGNNSKKPQIWIEDVSGEMNFWSTAVYGYILGARPPWTVVNGFLKRVWSRFDIDKISFMTNGIFLVRFKTKEHQKKALDYGPLMFDSKPVIIKEWLPDYCLVKHDVKQIPIWVKIHDLDIKFWGARCLRKIIAPLGKFLKCDANTSNRNFPSFPRLFMEVELNQEFPKVIEFLDESAKEQTVRLDYEWLPITCVVVQLSPSVVTPIPPSPPPGRLKSTMPTPARVFAWADIYGFPECCFTEVHKEVGCHKGGKIWMMWNPSLFTINVFDITSQTNFSEVTDNVRGFKFKLTVVYGFNKLADRKDMWNSIIKYAHWGTGRWMVHEDFNNVMYPDERIVGTRVFSRIDRLLHNDDSLIEYPDSVANFLPEGLYDHSPCIISMREQHNLVQNVWHQKMPGTLMYQMVMKLKNLKRPLKRLNTEGFQNIEHTFKVAEKALFCIQEELNRNPTDVTLNENEKVASQEVQNLLKAKQMFLSKKANLQWVLEGEDNSAYFHSVIKKRRSTSKVFQIKDMKGVLHSDPAGVAKAFELYYIDLLGTAQVVEKVQDSLVSVGNVIQGAHIPLLLKPITGKEIKDVMFYILGGKAAGPDGFSSQANNTILTLIPKVELSSHVSQFRPIACCNMVYKCITNVLSSRLSLVLPDLGRRGLRQGDPMSPLLFTLCMEYLSRIICVAQKIQGYKYHSLCKKSKFSHMCFADDLLLFCHGNLTSVDILLNSFEVFSKASGLKMNVGKSNVYMNGVDSTLQAELIARTGMQLAKLPFRIFLLPKRVLKQINDICRNFLWQGHGTYEKSPPVAWSKVCKAKEFGGLGILNSELWNIAAICKYVWWIANKKDHMWVKWDGYSWLQNDQAKVQWQALVWTRYGMSKNNVSAWLAAQDRLLTRDRLCRRGVCLKPSCLLCENANESHSHLFFECWYSRCCLQLVSNWLGIHIPWQLTIQWWTKCKFCPLLKKHIVGAAICVLIYQIWQARNVSLHDQYMKRPGAILQAVKYVVCNRINCIVSSEVKEKHSALIRGFMS; translated from the exons ATGGTGCCTGGAATAAGGTGCATCGTAAATGGAGTCGTAGTCAGAAAGGGAAACAACTCCAAGAAACCTCAAATTTGGATTGAAGATGTTTCAGGTGAGATGAATTTTTGGTCTACGGCTGTTTATGGTTACATTTTGGGAGCGAGGCCTCCTTGGACTGTTGTAAATGGGTTTCTTAAGAGGGTTTGGTCTAGATTTGATATTGATAAGATATCATTCATGACGAATGGTATTTTTCTGGTTCGCTTTAAGACGAAGGAACACCAAAAAAAGGCTTTGGATTATGGACCCTTAATGTTTGACAGTAAACCAGTAATAATCAAGGAGTGGCTTCCTGATTATTGTCTGGTTAAACATGATGTTAAGCAAATCCCAATTTGGGTTAAGATACATGATCTGGACATTAAGTTTTGGGGTGCACGGTGTCTTAGGAAGATAATTGCTCCGCTTGGTAAGTTTCTTAAATGTGATGCTAACACATCCAATAGGAATTTCCCGAGTTTTCCTCGGCTTTTTATGGAGGTGGAACTGAACCAGGAATTCCCAAAGGTGATTGAGTTTTTGGATGAATCTGCTAAGGAACAGACTGTGAGATTAGATTATGAATGGCTTCCCATTACCTGTG TGGTTGTGCAGTTGAGCCCATCTGTGGTTACTCCTATCCCCCCCAGCCCCCCACCTGGTAGGTTAAAATCCACCATGCCTACACCTGCTAGAGTTTTTGCCTGGGCTGACATTTATGGATTCCCTGAATGCTGCTTTACAGAGGTCCATAAGGAAGTTGGATG TCATAAAGGTGGGAAGATTTGGATGATGTGGAATCCCAGTCTGTTTActatcaatgtttttgatattaCTTCTCAAACTAATTTCTCTGAGGTGACTGATAATGTGAGGGGGTTTAAGTTTAAATTGACTGTGGTGTATGGTTTTAATAAGTTGGCTGATAGGAAGGATATGTGGAATTCTATTATTAAGTATGCTCATTGGGGAACTGGTCGTTGGATGGTTCATGAGGATTTTAATAATGTTATGTACCCTGATGAGAGGATTG TTGGGACAAGAGTGTTCAGTAGGATTGACAGACTGTTGCACAATGATGATTCATTGATTGAGTATCCTGATAGTGTGGCCAATTTTTTGCCTGAGGGGTTGTATGATCACTCTCCTTGCATAATCAGCATGAGGGAACAACAT AATTTAGTCCAGAATGTGTGGCATCAAAAGATGCCAGGCACCTTAATGTACCAAATGGTGATGAAGTTAAAAAATTTGAAGAGGCCTTTGAAAAGGCTTAATACGGAGGGATTCCAGAATATTGAACATACTTTCAAAGTAGCTGAGAAAGCCCTCTTTTGTATCCAAGAGGAGCTCAACAGGAACCCAACTGATGTTACTTTGAATGAAAATGAAAAGGTGGCTAGTCAGGAGGTTCAAAATTTGTTAAAAGCAAAACAAATGTTTTTAAGTAAAAAAGCAAACCTTCAGTGGGTGTTGGAAGGGGAAGATAATTCTGCTTACTTTCACTCTGTGATTAAAAAGAGAAGGTCCACTAGTAAAGTTTTTCAGATAAAGGATATGAAGGGTGTGTTACATTCTGATCCAGCAGGGGTGGCCAAGGCTTTTGAATTGTATTACATTGATTTGCTTGGGACTGCTCAGGTGGTTGAGAAGGTCCAGGATTCTCTGGTGTCTGTTGGTAATGTGATTCAGGGTGCTCACATTCCCCTGCTTTTGAAACCTATTACAGGTAAAGAAATTAAAGATGTTATGTTCTATATTCTTGGGGGAAAAGCTGCTGGTCCTGATGGCTTCTCAAGCCAG GCGAACAATACCATTCTGACTTTGATTCCTAAAGTTGAATTGTCATCTCATGTATCTCAATTTAGACCTATTGCGTGCTGCAATATGGTTTACAAGTGTATCACAAATGTGTTGAGTAGTAGGTTAAGTCTGGTTTTACCTGATTTG GGTAGGAGAGGTTTGAGGCAAGGGGACCCCATGTCCCCTCTCCTCTTCACTTTATGCATGGAGTATCTTAGTAGAATTATTTGTGTGGCTCAGAAGATTCAGGGTTACAAGTATCATTCCTTATGTAAGAAATCCAAGTTCTCACACATGTGCTTTGCAGATGACCTTTTGTTGTTCTGTCATGGCAATTTAACCTCTGTGGATATTTTACTCAATAGCTTTGAAGTGTTTTCTAAAGCTTCTGGGCTAAAAATGAATGTTGGGAAATCAAATGTCTATATGAATGGAGTTGACTCTACTTTACAGGCTGAGCTCATTGCAAGGACTGGTATGCAGTTGGCTAAGTTACCCTTCAG GATTTTTCTTTTGCCTAAAAGGGTTCTCAAGCAAATTAATGATATTTGTAGAAATTTTCTGTGGCAGGGGCATGGCACTTATGAAAAATCACCCCCTGTGGCTTGGTCCAAGGTGTGCAAAGCCAAGGAGTTTGGAGGATTGGGTATTCTTAACTCTGAATTATGGAACATTGCTGCTATTTGCAAATATGTTTGGTGGATAGCTAATAAGAAGGATCACATGTGGGTGAAGTGG GATGGGTACTCATGGCTGCAGAATGACCAAGCTAAGGTACAATGGCAAGCTCTGGTTTGGACTAGGTATGGTATGagcaaaaacaatgttagtgcTTGGTTAGCTGCTCAAGACAGGCTTCTAACCAGGGATAGATTGTGCAGAAGAGGAGTATGCCTAAAGCCTAGTTGTCTGTTGTGTGAGAATGCAAATGAATCTCATTCTCATCTGTTCTTTGAGTGCTGGTATAGCAGGTGCTGTTTACAGCTGGTTTCAAATTGGTTGGGGATCCATATTCCTTGGCAATTAACGATACAGTGGTGGACTAAGTGCAAATTCTGCCCCCTCCTGAAGAAACACATTGTAGGAGCTGCCATTTGTGTACTCATTTACCAGATTTGGCAGGCTCGAAATGTCAGCCTACATGATCAGTATATGAAGAGACCGGGTGCTATTTTGCAGGCTGTTAAATATGTGGTTTGTAACAGAATCAATTGTATAGTCAGTTCAGAGGTGAAAGAGAAGCATTCTGCTCTTATTAGGGGTTTCATGTCCTAA